In one Pseudomonas sp. SG20056 genomic region, the following are encoded:
- a CDS encoding hybrid sensor histidine kinase/response regulator, whose amino-acid sequence MTLSSGLIAAVALIYMAILFAIAFYGDRRATPMPPKIRAWVYSLSLAVYCTSWTFFGAVGQAAEQLWSFLPIYLGPIIILVFAPWVLQKMVMISKQENITSIADFIAARYGKSQALAVVVALVCLVGVLPYIALQLKGIVLGVNLLSGAGAGANGTGAQDTALIVSLVLALFTILFGTRNLDVTEHHRGMVLAIAFESLVKLLAFLAVGTFVTYGLYNGFGDLFDQAKANAELESFWAETVNWPAMMTQTGLAMIAIIALPRQFHVAVVENIEPKDLRLARWVFPAYLILAALFVVPIALAGQMLLPAGVTPDSFVISLPLAEAHPALAMLAFIGGASAATGMVIVASVALSTMISNDMLLPWLLRRQNTERPFEAFRHWMLTARRVSIVVILLLAYVCYRLLGSNASLATIGQVSFAAIGQLAPAMFGALVWKQANRQGVFAGLFFGALIWFYTLVMPLVARGLGWPADALPGVQTLLYGPIGFQVDPLTRGVVLSLAGNFLLFAWVSYFSRTRVAEHWQAGRFIGHDLGNKPSNRSMLAVQVGDLLLLANRFVGEDRARQSFMRFAYRQGKGFDPNQTANSEWIAHTERLLAGVLGASSTRAVVKAAIEGREMQVEDVVRIVDEASEVLQFNRALLQGAIENITQGISVVDQSLRLVAWNHRYIELFNYPDGQVYVGRPVAELIRFNAERGLLGGGDIEEHVSKRLYWMRQGTAHTSERLFPNGRVIELIGNPMPGGGFVMSFTDITEFREAERALKDANEGLEQRVSERTQELSQLNQALTEAKGVAEAANQSKTRFLTAVSHDLMQPLNAARLFSAALSHQDDALPADARELVRHLDSSLRSAEDLISDLLDISRLENGRITPDRHAFVLNNLFDTLGAEFKVLAAEHGVDFRLRGSRLRVDSDIKLLRRILQNFLTNAFRYAKGRVLLGVRRKGQQLRLEVWDRGPGIPDDKRKVIFEEFKRLDSHQTRAEKGLGLGLAIADGLCRVLGHQLEVRSWPGKGSVFSVTIPLALNAEPPVLVSQPEHNGEALAGIQVLCIDNEDSILAGMHSLLSRWGCQVRTARNRLECEHLLSENVRPQLALVDYHLDDGETGTELMAWLRTRLGEPLPGVVISADGRPELIAQVHAAGLDFLPKPVKPAALRALLSRHLTLR is encoded by the coding sequence ATGACCCTGTCTAGCGGGCTGATCGCCGCGGTTGCGCTGATTTACATGGCCATTCTGTTCGCCATCGCTTTCTACGGCGACCGCCGCGCCACGCCTATGCCGCCCAAGATTCGCGCCTGGGTCTACAGCCTGTCACTGGCGGTGTACTGCACCAGTTGGACTTTTTTCGGCGCAGTGGGCCAGGCCGCCGAGCAACTCTGGTCGTTCCTGCCAATCTACCTGGGGCCAATCATCATTCTGGTCTTCGCGCCCTGGGTGCTGCAGAAAATGGTGATGATCAGCAAACAGGAAAACATCACCTCGATTGCCGACTTTATCGCCGCGCGCTACGGCAAATCCCAGGCGCTGGCGGTGGTGGTAGCACTGGTCTGCCTGGTTGGCGTATTGCCCTATATCGCCCTGCAGCTCAAAGGCATCGTGCTCGGGGTCAACCTGCTCAGCGGCGCTGGCGCCGGCGCCAATGGCACCGGCGCTCAGGACACCGCGTTGATCGTCTCACTGGTGCTAGCACTGTTCACAATATTGTTCGGTACGCGCAACCTGGATGTCACCGAACACCACCGCGGCATGGTCCTGGCAATTGCCTTCGAATCGCTGGTCAAACTGCTGGCCTTCCTCGCCGTTGGCACATTTGTGACTTATGGCCTGTACAACGGTTTTGGCGACCTGTTCGACCAGGCCAAGGCCAACGCCGAACTGGAGAGTTTCTGGGCAGAAACGGTGAACTGGCCGGCGATGATGACCCAGACGGGGCTGGCGATGATCGCCATCATCGCCTTGCCTCGGCAGTTTCATGTGGCCGTGGTGGAAAACATTGAGCCCAAGGATCTGCGCCTGGCGCGCTGGGTGTTCCCCGCCTACCTGATACTCGCCGCGTTGTTTGTGGTGCCTATTGCCTTGGCCGGGCAGATGCTGCTGCCGGCCGGCGTTACCCCCGACTCCTTCGTAATCAGCCTGCCGCTGGCCGAAGCCCATCCGGCGCTGGCCATGTTGGCCTTTATCGGCGGCGCATCGGCGGCTACCGGCATGGTGATTGTCGCCTCCGTGGCGCTCTCCACCATGATTTCCAACGACATGCTGCTGCCCTGGCTGCTGCGCCGGCAGAACACCGAGCGGCCCTTCGAGGCCTTCCGTCACTGGATGCTTACCGCGCGCCGCGTGAGCATCGTAGTGATCCTACTGCTGGCCTATGTGTGCTACCGCCTGCTCGGTTCCAACGCCAGCCTGGCAACCATCGGCCAGGTCTCCTTCGCCGCCATCGGCCAGCTGGCACCGGCGATGTTCGGCGCGCTGGTGTGGAAACAGGCCAACCGCCAGGGCGTGTTTGCCGGGCTGTTCTTCGGTGCGCTGATCTGGTTCTACACCCTGGTCATGCCGCTGGTAGCACGCGGCCTGGGCTGGCCAGCGGATGCCTTGCCGGGTGTACAAACCCTGCTCTACGGTCCGATTGGTTTCCAGGTCGATCCGCTGACCCGTGGAGTGGTGCTGTCGCTGGCTGGCAACTTCCTGCTGTTTGCCTGGGTCTCCTACTTCTCGCGCACCCGGGTGGCCGAGCATTGGCAGGCCGGGCGCTTTATCGGCCATGACCTGGGCAACAAACCGAGTAACCGCAGCATGCTCGCGGTGCAGGTCGGCGACCTGTTGCTACTGGCCAACCGCTTTGTCGGTGAAGACCGCGCGCGGCAAAGCTTTATGCGCTTTGCCTACCGCCAGGGCAAAGGCTTCGACCCCAACCAGACAGCCAACAGCGAATGGATCGCCCACACCGAACGCCTGCTGGCTGGTGTGCTCGGTGCCTCATCGACCCGCGCGGTGGTCAAGGCGGCCATTGAAGGCCGCGAGATGCAGGTCGAGGACGTGGTGCGCATCGTCGACGAAGCCTCGGAAGTGCTGCAGTTCAACCGCGCGTTGCTGCAAGGCGCCATCGAGAACATCACCCAAGGCATTAGCGTGGTCGACCAGTCGTTGCGCCTGGTGGCCTGGAACCACCGTTATATCGAGCTGTTCAACTACCCCGACGGCCAGGTGTATGTCGGCCGGCCAGTGGCGGAGCTGATCCGCTTCAATGCCGAACGCGGCCTGCTCGGCGGCGGCGATATCGAGGAACACGTCAGCAAGCGCCTGTACTGGATGCGCCAGGGCACTGCGCACACCTCCGAGCGGTTGTTCCCTAACGGCCGGGTGATCGAGCTGATCGGCAACCCGATGCCCGGTGGCGGTTTCGTTATGAGCTTTACCGACATCACCGAATTCCGCGAAGCCGAGCGCGCGCTCAAGGACGCCAATGAAGGCCTGGAACAACGGGTCAGCGAGCGTACCCAGGAGCTGTCGCAGCTGAACCAGGCTCTGACCGAAGCCAAGGGCGTGGCGGAAGCCGCCAACCAATCAAAAACCCGCTTCCTCACCGCCGTCAGCCATGACCTGATGCAGCCGTTAAATGCCGCGCGGCTGTTCTCCGCCGCGCTGTCCCACCAGGACGATGCCCTGCCCGCCGACGCCCGCGAACTGGTGCGCCACCTCGACAGCTCGTTGCGCTCGGCTGAAGACCTGATCAGCGACCTGCTGGATATCTCGCGCCTGGAAAACGGCCGCATCACCCCGGACCGCCACGCCTTTGTACTGAACAACCTGTTCGATACCCTCGGCGCGGAATTCAAGGTGCTGGCCGCCGAACACGGCGTGGACTTCCGCCTGCGCGGCAGCCGCCTACGGGTCGACAGCGACATCAAACTGCTGCGACGCATCCTGCAGAATTTCCTGACCAACGCCTTCCGCTACGCCAAGGGCCGTGTGCTGCTCGGCGTGCGCCGCAAGGGCCAGCAGCTGCGCCTGGAAGTCTGGGATCGCGGCCCGGGTATTCCCGACGATAAACGCAAGGTGATTTTCGAAGAGTTCAAACGCCTGGACAGTCATCAGACCCGCGCAGAAAAAGGCCTGGGCCTGGGCCTGGCGATTGCTGATGGTTTGTGCCGAGTGCTCGGCCATCAGCTGGAAGTACGCTCCTGGCCGGGCAAGGGCAGCGTATTCAGTGTCACCATTCCCCTGGCCCTGAATGCCGAGCCGCCCGTACTGGTCAGCCAGCCCGAGCACAATGGCGAGGCGCTGGCCGGCATCCAGGTGCTATGCATCGACAACGAAGACAGCATCCTCGCCGGTATGCACAGCCTGCTGTCACGTTGGGGTTGTCAGGTGAGGACGGCGCGCAATCGCCTGGAGTGCGAACATCTGCTGAGTGAAAACGTGCGGCCGCAACTGGCACTGGTGGACTATCACCTGGATGACGGCGAAACCGGCACCGAGCTGATGGCCTGGCTGCGCACCCGTTTGGGCGAGCCGCTACCGGGCGTGGTGATCAGTGCCGACGGCCGCCCCGAGCTGATCGCTCAGGTGCATGCCGCCGGCCTCGACTTCCTGCCCAAGCCGGTCAAACCGGCGGCCTTGCGTGCGCTGCTCAGCCGCCATCTGACGCTACGCTGA